The Pyrococcus horikoshii OT3 genome includes a window with the following:
- the asnB gene encoding asparagine synthase (glutamine-hydrolyzing) — MCLIAGGFKLYTDEIIRIIELGKHRGPDSFGVWSEREVIKSSDFSALEEVKGGDKVLIQCRLAMTGSKEYTQPFYNEIALVHNGEIYNHEKLRAYLVERGISFESDVDSEVILRLLEYLLFDRNLSPWNAIKKLMWMLRGDYAVAFHYNGKFYLFRDPLGIRPLYYSSQGHFGSEKKVLWGLGEEATPVMPGEAVEISKFGINRVRLYDVTAIKSFGSEYFDGLRNLLIDSVKIRSSKKIGILFSGGLDSTLIAFIASRYSNVTLYVSGTEDSKDVEWARKVSQELGLKLKEYIFSKEEVEKELKRIMFAIEEPNPMNLSIAIPLYFSTKLAREDGVKILLSGQGADELFGGYAKYLENPNLMISDVANLGERNLARDDKVSMINGVEVRYPYLDLPFAVLALNTPLQHKIKDGKRKIILREIAKSLGLPEWIAEREKKAAQYGSNAQKILEKIAKSRGIRLKELASLLFSEVFRGIHNR, encoded by the coding sequence ATGTGCCTAATTGCCGGTGGCTTTAAGCTTTACACGGATGAGATAATTAGGATAATCGAGCTTGGTAAGCATAGGGGCCCAGACTCCTTTGGCGTTTGGAGTGAGAGGGAGGTAATTAAGTCAAGTGATTTTTCTGCTCTTGAGGAGGTTAAGGGAGGAGATAAGGTTTTAATTCAGTGCAGACTCGCAATGACCGGATCTAAGGAGTATACCCAACCGTTCTATAACGAGATAGCTCTCGTTCACAATGGGGAAATATATAATCACGAAAAGCTTCGAGCTTATTTAGTTGAGAGAGGAATATCATTCGAGAGTGATGTTGATAGTGAGGTAATACTCAGGCTACTTGAGTATTTACTCTTTGATAGGAACTTATCCCCTTGGAACGCAATTAAAAAGTTAATGTGGATGCTTAGGGGGGATTATGCAGTTGCTTTTCATTACAATGGAAAGTTCTACCTCTTCAGGGATCCCCTAGGGATAAGACCCCTCTACTACTCATCACAGGGTCACTTCGGATCTGAGAAAAAAGTTCTCTGGGGTTTAGGGGAAGAAGCTACGCCCGTAATGCCGGGAGAGGCCGTTGAAATTTCTAAATTTGGAATAAATAGGGTAAGGTTGTACGATGTGACTGCGATAAAGAGCTTTGGGAGCGAGTACTTTGATGGCTTGAGGAACCTTTTAATTGACTCAGTTAAAATAAGAAGTAGCAAAAAAATAGGAATATTATTCTCTGGAGGTCTTGACAGTACGTTGATAGCATTTATAGCTTCGAGGTATTCTAACGTAACTTTATACGTTTCTGGTACCGAGGACAGTAAAGACGTTGAATGGGCTAGAAAAGTTTCCCAAGAACTAGGATTAAAGCTTAAGGAGTATATATTTTCCAAGGAGGAAGTTGAGAAAGAGCTAAAGAGGATTATGTTTGCAATCGAGGAGCCAAATCCAATGAACCTTTCAATAGCGATTCCCCTTTACTTCTCTACAAAACTTGCAAGAGAAGATGGAGTTAAGATTTTATTGAGTGGACAGGGGGCCGATGAGCTCTTCGGGGGTTATGCAAAGTATCTTGAGAATCCGAATCTCATGATTAGCGACGTAGCAAATCTAGGGGAAAGGAACTTAGCAAGGGACGATAAGGTTTCCATGATTAACGGAGTTGAGGTTAGGTATCCGTATCTTGATTTACCATTTGCAGTACTAGCTCTTAACACACCCCTGCAACATAAAATTAAAGATGGGAAGAGAAAAATAATATTAAGGGAGATAGCCAAAAGTCTGGGGCTTCCCGAGTGGATTGCTGAGAGGGAAAAGAAAGCAGCTCAATATGGAAGTAATGCTCAAAAGATTCTAGAGAAAATTGCAAAATCTCGTGGTATTAGGCTTAAAGAGCTTGCTTCTCTCCTATTCTCGGAAGTTTTTAGGGGAATACATAACCGATAA
- a CDS encoding 30S ribosomal protein S8e has translation MAIWQGRSLKKPSGGRIVLARKKRKRELGREPSNTRVAEQDKRKIIRTYGGNRKVRLTAAAYANVFDKSGKGRKVRIIRVLENPANRQFARRNIITKGAIIETEIGKAKVTSRPGQDGVVNAILLEE, from the coding sequence ATGGCGATCTGGCAGGGAAGATCACTTAAGAAGCCTTCAGGTGGGAGGATTGTCCTCGCGAGGAAGAAGAGAAAGAGGGAACTCGGTAGGGAGCCTTCAAATACAAGGGTTGCTGAGCAGGATAAGAGGAAGATAATTAGAACCTATGGAGGAAATAGAAAAGTAAGGCTAACTGCTGCGGCCTATGCGAATGTCTTTGATAAGAGTGGAAAGGGTAGAAAGGTAAGGATAATTAGGGTTCTTGAAAACCCAGCAAACAGGCAGTTTGCCAGGAGAAATATCATAACCAAGGGGGCAATAATAGAGACTGAGATAGGTAAGGCAAAGGTTACCTCAAGGCCAGGACAAGATGGAGTTGTCAATGCGATCCTACTAGAAGAGTGA
- the dph2 gene encoding diphthamide biosynthesis enzyme Dph2 encodes MLHEIPKSEILKELKRIGAKRVLIQSPEGLRREAEELAGFLEENNIEVFLHGEINYGACDPADREAKLVGCDALIHLGHSYMKLPLEVPTIFVPAFARVSVVEALKENIGEIKKLGRKIIVTTTAQHIHQLKEAKEFLESEGFEVSIGRGDSRISWPGQVLGCNYSVAKVRGEGILFIGSGIFHPLGLAVATRKKVLAIDPYTKAFSWIDPERFIRKRWAQIAKAMDAKKFGVIVSIKKGQLRLAEAKRIVKLLKKHGREARLIVMNDVNYHKLEGFPFEAYVVVACPRVPLDDYGAWRKPVLTPKEVEILLGLREEYEFDEILGGPRESDEPFGISIHSTR; translated from the coding sequence ATGCTTCATGAGATACCAAAAAGTGAAATCTTAAAGGAGTTAAAAAGGATAGGGGCTAAAAGAGTTCTAATACAATCTCCAGAAGGCCTTAGAAGGGAAGCTGAAGAACTTGCAGGGTTCTTAGAGGAAAACAACATCGAGGTTTTTTTACATGGAGAAATAAACTATGGAGCCTGCGATCCCGCTGATAGAGAGGCTAAGTTAGTTGGGTGTGACGCCCTCATTCATCTGGGTCACTCTTACATGAAGCTTCCCCTTGAAGTTCCCACGATCTTCGTTCCAGCTTTCGCAAGAGTTAGTGTCGTTGAGGCTTTAAAGGAAAATATAGGGGAAATAAAGAAGCTTGGTAGGAAGATAATTGTAACGACGACAGCCCAGCATATTCATCAGCTTAAGGAGGCTAAGGAATTTTTAGAGAGTGAAGGGTTTGAAGTTAGCATTGGAAGAGGGGATTCTAGAATTTCCTGGCCAGGTCAAGTTCTTGGTTGTAACTATTCTGTAGCTAAAGTTAGGGGAGAGGGGATACTCTTTATAGGATCGGGGATTTTTCATCCACTGGGATTAGCCGTGGCAACAAGAAAAAAGGTTCTAGCAATAGATCCATATACAAAAGCCTTTTCCTGGATAGATCCTGAGAGGTTCATAAGGAAGAGATGGGCCCAAATAGCAAAGGCCATGGATGCTAAGAAATTTGGTGTCATAGTAAGCATTAAAAAAGGTCAACTGAGACTAGCGGAAGCTAAGAGGATCGTTAAGCTCCTAAAGAAACACGGTAGGGAAGCAAGACTTATAGTGATGAACGATGTAAATTATCATAAATTGGAGGGATTTCCATTCGAAGCATACGTAGTCGTAGCTTGCCCCAGAGTACCTTTGGATGATTATGGAGCATGGAGAAAACCCGTGCTAACACCGAAGGAGGTTGAGATACTCCTGGGGTTAAGGGAGGAATACGAGTTCGATGAAATATTAGGGGGGCCGAGGGAGAGTGATGAACCCTTTGGAATCTCAATTCATAGCACCCGCTGA
- a CDS encoding TRAM domain-containing protein, producing the protein MDVLEMYSGKGGKRRFTGDRGRKMEAPVKVGERYKVKIESMGKGGDGIARIKGFVIFVPHTKVGDEVEIVINSVKRRFAFAEVIE; encoded by the coding sequence ATGGATGTGTTGGAGATGTATAGTGGAAAAGGTGGAAAGAGGAGATTTACTGGAGATAGAGGAAGAAAGATGGAAGCTCCAGTTAAGGTTGGAGAAAGGTATAAGGTAAAGATTGAAAGTATGGGGAAAGGAGGAGATGGAATAGCAAGGATAAAGGGGTTTGTAATATTCGTACCCCATACGAAAGTTGGAGATGAAGTCGAGATCGTGATAAACTCTGTGAAAAGGAGGTTTGCATTCGCGGAAGTTATTGAGTGA
- a CDS encoding MoaD/ThiS family protein, protein MIRVKVIGRGIEKEIKWREGMKVKDILREVGFNTESAIAKVNGKVALEEKEVRDGDLVEVIPVVSGG, encoded by the coding sequence ATGATAAGGGTGAAAGTGATTGGAAGGGGAATAGAGAAAGAGATCAAATGGAGAGAAGGAATGAAGGTAAAGGATATTCTGAGGGAGGTCGGCTTTAATACTGAGAGTGCGATAGCAAAAGTAAATGGAAAAGTAGCGTTAGAAGAAAAGGAGGTCAGGGATGGAGATCTAGTGGAGGTAATTCCGGTAGTTTCTGGAGGCTAA
- a CDS encoding glycoside hydrolase family 130 protein yields MLKKLPKPILEPSKEGFDSKNVYNPSVIYVREKFIMLYRAEGEDNVTGRIGLALSEDGINFVKHPEPVMEPEYQWEKKGIEDPRVVKLGKRYVMTYTGYDGRIARLCIAVSKNLLSWEKGEPLFPNFPGNRLRPRGWTKSGAILPQKINGEYIMYFGDSNIWIAYSSDGIHWEYYNSPVMKPRKGKFDSLLVEPGPPPILTEDSIVLFYNSANENLVYRVGVALFDRDEPWKVKIRSRRPILEPEYPWELEGHVDNVVFLEGFVDLGNRLLFYYGGADKYVGLATWEGDLTSLLKFVVG; encoded by the coding sequence ATGTTGAAAAAGCTTCCCAAACCTATATTGGAACCCTCTAAGGAAGGTTTCGATTCAAAGAACGTCTATAATCCTAGCGTAATTTACGTGAGGGAAAAATTCATCATGCTGTATAGGGCCGAGGGAGAGGATAACGTAACTGGAAGGATTGGACTGGCCCTAAGTGAAGATGGAATCAACTTTGTCAAGCATCCGGAGCCCGTTATGGAGCCGGAGTATCAATGGGAGAAAAAAGGGATAGAGGATCCAAGGGTAGTGAAATTGGGGAAAAGATACGTGATGACATATACTGGGTACGATGGTAGGATTGCGAGGCTCTGCATTGCAGTTTCAAAAAATCTCTTATCCTGGGAGAAAGGGGAGCCTCTATTTCCAAACTTTCCTGGCAATAGGCTAAGGCCAAGGGGTTGGACTAAAAGCGGGGCAATTTTACCTCAGAAAATAAACGGGGAGTATATCATGTACTTTGGAGATTCTAACATTTGGATAGCCTATTCATCCGACGGTATTCATTGGGAATACTATAACTCTCCAGTAATGAAGCCCAGGAAGGGAAAATTTGATAGCTTATTAGTGGAGCCCGGACCGCCTCCGATTTTAACTGAGGATTCAATAGTTTTATTTTATAATTCCGCTAATGAAAACCTAGTGTATAGGGTAGGTGTGGCCCTCTTCGATAGAGATGAACCCTGGAAAGTCAAGATTAGGAGTAGAAGACCAATACTGGAGCCAGAATATCCATGGGAGCTGGAGGGGCACGTAGATAATGTCGTCTTCCTTGAAGGCTTTGTCGATCTCGGTAATAGGTTATTATTCTATTATGGCGGGGCCGATAAGTACGTTGGATTGGCAACTTGGGAAGGAGACCTCACTTCCCTTCTAAAATTCGTAGTGGGATGA
- a CDS encoding CoA-binding protein, whose protein sequence is MEETRPIDGLTDEDIREILTRYKKIALVGASPKPERDANIVMKYLLEHGYDVYPVNPKYEEVLGRKCYPSVLDIPDKIEVVDLFVKPKLTMEYVEQAIKKGAKVVWFQYNTYNREASKKADEAGLIIVANRCMMREHERLLGEK, encoded by the coding sequence ATGGAAGAGACGAGGCCTATTGATGGGTTAACAGACGAAGACATCAGGGAAATCCTTACAAGGTACAAGAAGATAGCTCTCGTTGGGGCTTCACCAAAGCCTGAAAGGGATGCAAACATTGTTATGAAGTACTTGCTCGAGCATGGGTACGATGTCTATCCCGTTAATCCCAAGTATGAGGAAGTTCTCGGGAGAAAGTGTTATCCAAGCGTTCTTGACATACCCGATAAGATTGAGGTTGTTGATCTCTTTGTAAAGCCCAAGTTAACAATGGAATACGTGGAACAAGCGATAAAAAAGGGAGCAAAGGTAGTTTGGTTTCAGTACAACACATATAACCGAGAAGCATCTAAGAAGGCCGATGAAGCTGGGTTAATAATTGTAGCTAATAGGTGCATGATGAGAGAGCATGAAAGATTGCTTGGAGAGAAATAA
- a CDS encoding DEAD/DEAH box helicase produces MGNVRWAKRKYTDDEIYSILDPLVREWFKRKFNSFTPPQRYAIVEIHKGENVLISSPTGSGKTLSAFLAIISELISLGRKGKLEDKIYCVYISPLRALNNDIRRNLEEPLREIKELAQELGEEIPEIRIAVRTSDTSSYEKSKMVKKPPHILITTPESLAIALNAPKFRERLRDVRWVIVDEVHALAENKRGSHLALTLERLRELVGRDFVRIGLSATIHPLEEVAKFVFGFNDDGTPRSGLIVDVSFAKQTEIKVESVVEDLIYTDAETLSNALYNRLAELIRKHKTTLIFTNTRSGAERVAFNLKKRFPEFKGLIETHHSSLSREVRLDVEEKLKRGELRAVVCVSGDSKVLTEKGPVEIRHLNSGMIVGINGFKSRFVKFQELHQVKYQEYGVKIRTQLGFEVKCTREHRFLTIDKNGELRWVEAWRLKEGDYVGIIRKLPSPNSKVLILDFLPESTYLWLNKEFLKKLKVSIKEKFGSIKNYAKERGFNSSYLVKQLNGLSPFRWGRLRVILNDVSIEISRDDIERITSRRGKYSLPPELTPGIARLLGFWMASGSLNRNTLIFYSQDKKILERYEDLCKREFRVKGRIKAQDKGTYILEIPSSLLSFVFKNLARPKLEVPPIIYILPEKHKEEFLAGYFDGNGFIKIENGRIHSLGFFAFNRKFAEGIRDILLQLGILSSINEQTFEVSIIEGEKFLKIVNSWRSNYYKEWEDVIPNLEKRLKEIEEKLGYPGTYNRREIRRSELKAIIKLYEKVARERGLNDVLKELSYLKELSEGDIFFDRITSIEPVYLDVAYGIINSETGNYVVNGFVSKNSSTSLELGIDIGTIDLVVLVGSPKSVNRALQRIGRAGHRLHEVSRGIILALDRDDLVEVTVLAHNARNRKLDRIKIPKNPLDVLVQHILGMALEKVWEIEEAYRVVRRAYPYHELPFSDFMNVLKYLAGEYSGLEEKRVYAKIWLENGKFGRRGKMTRAIYYMNTGTIPDEAKIDVFTLDKKYIGTVEEEFAERLMPGDIFVLAGRTYEFVKSRGNKIYVIPREGAKPTIPSWFSEMLPLSFDLAIDIQRFRGEVKKLLTSKRAESLLMKKYGIDNVTAKAIISYFREQAKYSIIPDDETVLVEIVREGNVTKYFFHTLIGRRANDALSRAFAYMISKKKKCNVGIAITDNGFMLKVPVDKELKEGEILELFYVENLREILKRALDNTELLKRRFRHVANRGLLILRRYMGREKSLSRQQMNAQTLLNFLKKNHPNFPLLKEVYREIMEDKMDIENAELFLKWIKEGKIKVTVREHPYPSPFAFNLEVIGASDVVLMEDRRELIKELHKKIMAIIKGVPSPTAPRSPITGV; encoded by the coding sequence ATGGGTAACGTAAGATGGGCTAAAAGGAAATACACAGATGATGAGATATACTCCATTCTAGACCCCTTGGTTAGGGAATGGTTCAAAAGAAAGTTCAACTCGTTCACACCCCCACAGAGGTATGCAATAGTTGAAATTCATAAGGGGGAGAACGTCCTTATATCTTCCCCCACAGGTTCCGGCAAAACCCTTTCAGCATTTTTGGCCATAATAAGCGAGCTTATATCACTCGGAAGAAAGGGTAAGCTTGAAGATAAAATATACTGCGTTTATATTTCTCCTTTAAGGGCCCTTAATAATGACATAAGAAGGAACCTTGAAGAGCCTCTCAGAGAGATTAAAGAACTAGCCCAGGAACTTGGGGAGGAGATCCCTGAAATTAGGATAGCTGTAAGAACCAGCGACACTTCAAGCTATGAGAAAAGTAAGATGGTGAAAAAACCACCCCATATATTAATAACAACCCCTGAAAGCCTGGCTATAGCTCTAAATGCACCCAAATTTAGGGAAAGATTAAGGGATGTAAGGTGGGTAATAGTTGACGAGGTTCATGCCCTAGCTGAAAATAAGAGAGGATCGCACTTAGCGTTAACTCTCGAGAGGTTAAGGGAGCTAGTCGGTAGGGACTTTGTAAGAATTGGACTTAGTGCCACAATTCATCCACTTGAAGAAGTGGCCAAGTTTGTGTTCGGTTTTAATGACGATGGAACACCAAGGTCAGGGCTTATAGTTGATGTCTCCTTCGCCAAGCAGACGGAGATAAAGGTTGAAAGCGTCGTTGAGGATTTAATATACACTGATGCTGAAACCTTAAGTAATGCTCTTTATAATCGCTTAGCAGAACTTATAAGGAAGCATAAGACTACCTTGATATTCACTAACACGAGAAGTGGAGCAGAGAGGGTGGCTTTCAATTTGAAGAAAAGGTTTCCAGAGTTTAAAGGATTAATAGAAACTCATCATTCATCCTTATCGAGGGAAGTTCGCTTGGATGTTGAGGAAAAACTAAAAAGAGGTGAATTAAGAGCCGTTGTATGTGTTTCTGGGGATTCAAAAGTTCTAACAGAAAAAGGCCCGGTTGAGATTCGACATTTAAACTCAGGGATGATAGTTGGAATCAATGGTTTTAAGAGTAGATTCGTTAAATTCCAGGAATTACATCAAGTTAAGTACCAGGAATATGGGGTTAAAATAAGAACACAGCTAGGATTTGAAGTTAAATGTACTAGAGAGCACAGATTCCTCACTATTGATAAAAATGGAGAGCTAAGATGGGTGGAGGCGTGGAGGCTTAAAGAAGGAGATTACGTGGGAATCATAAGGAAACTTCCAAGTCCCAATTCAAAAGTTTTAATTCTAGACTTTTTGCCAGAGAGCACTTATCTTTGGCTTAATAAGGAATTTTTAAAAAAACTAAAGGTCTCGATAAAAGAAAAATTTGGATCGATAAAGAATTATGCAAAAGAGAGGGGATTTAATTCCTCTTATCTCGTAAAACAACTAAACGGTCTTTCTCCATTTCGTTGGGGAAGGCTACGGGTTATTCTAAATGATGTTAGCATTGAGATATCCCGAGATGACATTGAAAGGATAACCTCTAGGAGGGGTAAGTACTCACTTCCACCTGAGCTTACACCCGGCATTGCAAGATTGCTTGGCTTCTGGATGGCAAGTGGTTCACTTAATAGAAATACCCTAATATTCTACAGCCAGGATAAGAAAATTCTCGAGAGATACGAAGACCTATGTAAAAGAGAGTTTAGAGTTAAAGGAAGGATAAAAGCACAAGATAAGGGTACCTATATACTTGAAATTCCATCTAGCCTTCTCTCATTTGTCTTTAAAAACCTCGCTAGGCCAAAGCTTGAAGTACCTCCAATCATCTACATACTACCAGAGAAGCATAAAGAAGAATTTTTGGCCGGCTATTTCGATGGAAATGGTTTTATCAAGATAGAGAACGGAAGAATTCATTCACTCGGATTTTTTGCGTTCAATAGAAAATTTGCAGAGGGTATAAGAGATATCCTCCTTCAGCTCGGTATACTCTCATCTATAAATGAGCAAACTTTTGAAGTCTCAATCATCGAAGGAGAAAAATTCCTCAAGATAGTCAATTCCTGGAGGTCAAATTATTATAAAGAGTGGGAAGATGTTATCCCAAATCTTGAAAAGCGCTTAAAAGAGATAGAAGAGAAACTCGGGTATCCAGGAACCTATAACCGGAGAGAAATTAGAAGGAGTGAGTTGAAAGCCATTATCAAGCTTTATGAAAAGGTGGCGAGGGAAAGAGGACTTAACGACGTTCTTAAGGAGCTCTCCTATTTGAAGGAGTTATCCGAGGGGGATATATTCTTTGACAGGATAACCTCCATTGAACCGGTTTATCTTGACGTAGCCTACGGTATTATAAACTCTGAAACTGGAAATTATGTTGTTAATGGGTTTGTCTCGAAAAATAGCTCAACAAGCTTGGAGTTGGGTATAGACATCGGTACAATAGACTTGGTAGTCCTCGTCGGTTCCCCAAAGAGTGTAAACAGGGCCCTTCAAAGAATAGGAAGGGCTGGGCACAGACTTCATGAAGTTAGTAGGGGAATAATTCTAGCCTTAGATAGAGATGATCTAGTTGAGGTAACAGTTTTAGCTCACAACGCCAGGAATAGGAAGCTGGATAGGATAAAAATACCTAAGAACCCTCTCGACGTTTTAGTTCAGCATATCCTGGGAATGGCCCTTGAAAAAGTATGGGAGATCGAGGAAGCTTATAGGGTCGTGAGAAGGGCCTATCCCTATCATGAACTTCCCTTTAGTGATTTCATGAACGTTCTTAAGTATCTGGCCGGCGAGTATTCAGGTTTAGAGGAGAAAAGGGTTTACGCTAAGATATGGCTTGAGAATGGAAAGTTTGGAAGAAGAGGAAAGATGACAAGGGCGATATATTATATGAATACTGGAACTATACCAGACGAGGCCAAGATAGACGTCTTTACCCTTGATAAAAAGTACATCGGAACCGTTGAGGAAGAATTTGCTGAAAGGTTAATGCCCGGAGATATCTTCGTTTTAGCTGGTAGGACTTATGAATTCGTTAAGAGCAGGGGAAACAAGATCTATGTAATTCCCAGGGAAGGAGCTAAGCCCACAATACCCTCATGGTTTTCCGAGATGTTACCCTTAAGTTTCGATTTAGCCATTGACATCCAGAGATTCAGGGGAGAAGTCAAGAAGCTTTTAACCAGTAAAAGGGCTGAATCCTTGCTTATGAAAAAGTACGGAATAGATAATGTAACTGCTAAAGCTATAATCTCATATTTTAGGGAGCAGGCAAAGTATTCTATAATACCAGATGATGAAACGGTTCTCGTTGAAATAGTTAGGGAAGGAAACGTTACTAAGTACTTCTTCCATACCCTAATAGGGAGAAGGGCCAACGATGCCCTGAGTAGGGCTTTTGCATACATGATAAGTAAAAAGAAGAAATGCAACGTGGGGATTGCAATAACGGATAATGGTTTCATGCTAAAGGTTCCAGTTGACAAAGAGCTAAAGGAAGGGGAGATACTTGAGCTATTTTACGTTGAGAATTTAAGAGAGATCCTTAAGAGGGCCCTCGACAACACCGAGCTACTTAAGAGAAGGTTTAGGCATGTAGCTAATAGAGGACTTTTAATTTTAAGGAGGTACATGGGAAGAGAAAAAAGCCTCAGCAGACAACAGATGAATGCACAGACACTTTTGAACTTCCTTAAGAAGAATCATCCCAACTTTCCATTGCTAAAGGAAGTTTATAGGGAGATTATGGAGGATAAAATGGATATAGAGAATGCTGAGCTTTTCCTTAAATGGATAAAGGAGGGAAAGATCAAAGTTACCGTTAGAGAGCATCCGTATCCAAGTCCCTTCGCCTTTAACTTGGAAGTAATAGGGGCTAGTGATGTTGTACTGATGGAGGATAGGAGGGAGTTAATAAAAGAGCTTCATAAGAAGATAATGGCAATAATAAAGGGTGTCCCCTCCCCGACCGCCCCCCGATCACCGATCACGGGGGTGTGA
- a CDS encoding DUF192 domain-containing protein → MIVNESKNLSWEGEVRIADSFIKRALGLMFKKPRYALVFILPLETRINASIHGFFMLESIDVIFLDSNFRVVDVTTLKPWRIYIPKARARYIIEGPRGLKESIKPEFGDKIKWFT, encoded by the coding sequence ATGATAGTCAATGAAAGCAAGAATTTGAGCTGGGAAGGGGAGGTAAGGATCGCTGATAGCTTCATTAAAAGGGCCCTAGGTTTGATGTTTAAAAAGCCTAGGTATGCCTTAGTCTTTATCCTTCCCCTCGAAACAAGGATTAATGCCTCAATCCATGGCTTTTTCATGCTGGAAAGCATAGATGTGATATTCCTGGATTCCAATTTTAGGGTTGTCGATGTTACAACACTTAAACCATGGAGGATTTACATCCCTAAAGCTCGTGCAAGGTACATAATTGAAGGGCCTAGGGGGCTTAAAGAGTCAATTAAACCCGAATTTGGAGATAAGATAAAATGGTTCACTTAA
- a CDS encoding radical SAM protein: protein MGAEEALPKYFAILKREEEPNFMLARNVKVRFRGDEDLDGLWVIHDEGLDKLKENDLTENPERNLLDLKAKIADKILERCTLCEIKCRVNRKKSPGYCRVKESLVASDFLHYGEEPELVPSYTVFFSGCNFRCVFCQNWDISQFRIGVEYLPEYMAIKIEKAFQLGARNVNFVGGEPTPNLPFILETLRYVRVPIPIVWNSNMYMSEEAMKLLDGVVDIYLGDFKYGNDRCAMKYSKVPRYWEVVTRNFLLAKEHFRAEFLIRHLVMPNHLDCCTKPILRWIAENLGREIRVNVMFQYRPEYKAIEYDEIARTLTLDEMREAEKITKKLGFKNALVG from the coding sequence ATGGGAGCTGAGGAGGCCCTACCTAAGTATTTCGCAATACTTAAGAGAGAGGAAGAGCCAAATTTCATGCTAGCCCGGAATGTTAAGGTAAGATTTAGGGGAGATGAGGATTTAGATGGACTATGGGTGATTCATGATGAAGGTCTCGACAAGCTCAAGGAAAACGATCTAACTGAAAATCCTGAAAGGAATCTCCTTGATTTAAAGGCTAAGATAGCAGATAAGATCCTTGAGAGATGCACACTCTGTGAGATAAAATGTAGGGTAAACAGAAAGAAGAGCCCAGGGTACTGCAGGGTTAAGGAGAGCCTAGTTGCTAGTGATTTTCTTCACTATGGTGAGGAACCGGAGCTGGTTCCATCCTATACGGTTTTCTTCTCTGGTTGCAACTTTCGTTGTGTTTTCTGCCAAAATTGGGATATAAGCCAGTTTAGAATTGGAGTTGAATATCTTCCAGAGTATATGGCAATTAAAATAGAGAAGGCCTTTCAGTTGGGAGCTAGGAATGTTAACTTCGTGGGAGGGGAACCTACACCGAACCTTCCTTTCATACTTGAAACCCTTAGATATGTCAGGGTTCCCATCCCAATTGTTTGGAACTCTAATATGTATATGAGCGAAGAAGCTATGAAGTTGCTTGATGGAGTGGTCGACATATACCTGGGAGACTTCAAATATGGGAATGACAGGTGCGCAATGAAGTACTCTAAGGTTCCAAGGTATTGGGAAGTAGTAACAAGGAATTTCCTTCTAGCTAAGGAGCATTTTAGAGCTGAATTCTTAATAAGGCATTTGGTAATGCCAAATCATTTAGATTGTTGCACGAAGCCCATATTAAGATGGATAGCAGAAAACCTTGGAAGGGAAATTAGAGTTAATGTAATGTTTCAGTACCGACCCGAGTACAAAGCTATTGAATATGATGAGATAGCGAGGACTTTAACGCTAGATGAAATGAGGGAAGCCGAAAAAATTACCAAAAAGCTCGGATTTAAAAATGCCCTTGTGGGTTGA